From Spiroplasma endosymbiont of Diplazon laetatorius:
GCAAGAAGTCAACAACTAATTGAAGCTAGAACTTTAGAAAACGTTATTTTTGACAGAACAATTTTAGAAGATCCAATCTTTGTTGCTGTTAACCATGATTTAAAAACAATGAATGATACAGATTACAAAACTTATACAGATTTTTATGAGCACGTTGTTATACCAAACCTTGCGCATAGAGCTAAATTTGATTTAGTAATTTATTTAAAAGTTTCAACAGATAAAGCAATTGAAAGAATTAAAGAAAGAGGAAGAAGTCAAGAACTAGATACTCCAAGAGAGTATTGAGAAACTCTTAATAACAAATATGATGATTTCTTCGAAAGGAGAAAACACATGTTTGATTTCTTAGTTGTTGATGCTGAAACTGATAATTTAGAAGAAAAAATGGAAGTTATCATGAATAAAATTTATGATAAAGATCCTAGTTTAAAAAAATAAGCAATTGCTTATTTTTTTATTTTGTCATATTTAAAAATGGTGTAAAATCTTAAAGTAAAGTTTTAACAACAAGGAGACCTAAAAAATGGGAAGAGCACACGAAGTTAGAAAAGCAAGTATGGAAAAAACTGCTGCAATGAAATCAGCGATTTATGGAAGAGCTTCAAAAGAAATTTATATGGCTGCAAAAGCTGGAAGTAAAGATCCTGAAGCAAATTTAGCACTAAGAAGTGCTATTGATAAAGCAAAATCAAAACAAGTTCCTGCTGATGTTATCCAAAGAGCTATTAAAAAAGCTGAAGGTGGAGATGCAGATAACTATACTTCAAATAGATACGAAGGATATGGTCCTGGAAATTCTATGATAATAGTTGATTCACTTACAAATAATGTAAACAGAGCTATTGCAGAAATTAGAGATGCATTTAATAAAAATGGTGGAAAAATCGCAAACAGTGGAGCTGTTTCTCATTCTTTCCAAGCATCAAGTGTATTTGTATTTGAAGGAAAAACTGTTGAAGAAGTATTGGAATTATTAATGGAAACAGATTGTGAAGTAAACGATGTTGTTGAAGAAGATGAATTTACAGTAGTTTATGCTCCATTCCAAGCGTTTAACTCAGTTAAAACAGCTTTAGATAATGCTGGAATAAAAGAATATAAAATGGCAGAAACAACTATGTTAGCTGATGAAATGATGACAATTTCGGATTCAGAAGAAAAAGCTAAGTTTGATAAATTAATGGATAGACTAAATGAATTAGAAGATGTTCAAGATATTTATCACAATGTTGAAGATTAAAAAAAGTACTAAATAAAGTACTTTTTTTATTATCAAATTTTAATTCTATTTTCTTTTTCTAAAAACATTCCATCTCCAGGTTTTGTTTCGTAAACTTCGTGGAATTCATCAATATTAATTAATACTCCATTACATCTAAATTCTTCTGGTGAATGAGGATCTATTAAAAGTCTTGTGTTTTTTAGTTCATCAGTAGATTTTCTCATCCAAACTGTTGCATAGTTTTCAAAGAATAATTTAATATCTTCTGGACATTGTTCTTTACAAATATCTAATGCAGCAGCCACACCACTTAAATCTCCAATATTTTCTCCTAATGTCAATTTACCATTAACATTAGTTCCATTTATTTCGTATTTATTGTATTGTTCAACTAACTTTTCAGTTCTTAAACTATATTTTTTATAGTCTTCTTCTGTTCATCAGTTTTCGAAGTTTCCATTTTTATCAAACTTACTTCCTTCGTCGTCAAAACCATGACTTACTTCGTGACCAATTACAGCTCCAATACCTCCAAGGTTTTTTGCTCTTGGTTCATTGATGTCATAAAATGGTTTTTGCAATATTCCTGCAGGAAAACAAATTTCGTTTGAAGTTGGATTATAATAAGCATTAACTGTTTGAGGATCCATGTATCATTTTGTTTTATCAACAGGTAAGTTTATTTCTTTTAATTCTTTTTCTATAAAATGTTTTGAAAGGTTTTTCATATTTTCATATAAACTTCCACCTTGTTCATAACTTCTTATTTCAATTTTTGAATAATCATCAAACTTATCTGGATAACCAATTTTAACTGTAAATGAGTTTAACTTATCGATTGCTTTTTCTTTTGTTGTTTCACTCATTCAGTCTAATGATTTAATTCTATTTGAATAAATTCTAATTAAATCCTTTACCATTCCTAAAACATCTTCTTTTGCTTCTTGAGAAAAGTGTTTTTTAATATATTCTTGACCTAGTAAGTCTCCCAATCTTGAATTAGTGAATTCCACAGCTCTGTCCATTTCTGGTTTCATTTCCTTTACACCACTAAAAACACTTGAGTAATTAAAGTTTATTTGATATAAATCTAAACTTAAAATTGAAGAATAGGCTACTAGAGTTTTAATTTTTAAAATATCTTTTAAATCTTCTAGTTTCATATTTTTTAACATTTCATTTAGTTTATTTAAGAACTTTGGTTCAGATAAAATTAATATTTCAGCTTTTGAATATCCTGTTTTAGTTAAATATTCTTCTCAATCAATAAAATCACAATGTTTTTTCAAATCACTTATTGTAATAACATTGTAAATATTTTCTGGACTTCTTAATTCTTCTTGTTTTAACATGCTTTGAGAAATTTCTTTTTCAAAGTTATATACAAGCTCAAATAACGAATTTGTTTCGAAGTTTAATTTTGAAGTTTTTGAAATATCTTCTAAATAAACTTTGTAAGCAGCTTTAATTTCGTTGTGACGAGGGTGAGATTCTTCATAGAAATCCCTATCTGACATTCCAAGTCCCATTGAACCAATCATTAAGGCTCTAACGTTACTATTTTTAAAATCAGAATCAATTCCTTTAGAATGAAAATAAGATACATTGTATTGTTCAAAACACTCTATTAGAAAACTTGTAAAGTCTGATTTATCTTTTAAATTATCTATTTTAGAAATTAAATCCTTAATAGGTTCAATTCCTTGTTTATTTCTTTCTTCTTTATTTAAATAGTTCTTAAATAGGTTAACTATTTTTTCTTGATCTGAATTTAAAGTTTCATCACTTGATTTAAATTCTAATATCATTTCTTTAATATCATCAATAGATTTCTTGTGTAACATTTCAAAACTACCTCATGACGGATATCCGCTAGGCAATTCTGTGTTATCTATTCAATCTTTATTCATGTAATCAAAGAAATTATCTTGCGCTCTTATTTTTGACATAAATATATCTCCTTTATACTAAGTAGATTATAAAACTTATAGATAAATAAACAATAGCAAACACTAAAAGAACAAAGTATTTATTTTGTTATAATTAACTTTGTAAGAGGTATTAAAATGAACAGAGATATCGTTTTGTTAAGAACAGTGGAAGTTGCTGCTATAGCTTCATATAAATATATTGGTAAAAAAGACAAAGATTTAGTTGATAAAGCAGCTGTAGAAGCTTTTGAAGTTATGTTGAAAAACGAAAAAGGATTTAAGCTAAAAGTAGTTAATGGTGAAGGTGAACTTGATCAGGCACCAATGCTTTTTGTTGGACAAATACTTGGAGATTTAGAAGACCCAAGTGTGATGACTTATGATGTAAGTGTTGATCCTGTTGAAGGAACTCACCCAGCTGCATATAACTTTGCTGGAAGTATTGCCACAATTGCTTTTTCTAAAGAAAATACAATGTTACAGTTACCTGAAATGTATATGGAGAAATTATTTGTAAGCACTGAGTTTATTAATGATATAGATTTAAGTAAAGGTATAATTGAATCAGTAAAAATGATGCAAAATAAAGCAAACAGAAAAGACTTAAAATGTATAGTTTTAGATAAACCACGTCATCAAGATATAATAAAACAAATGAATGATATGGGAATAATAGTAAGATTGATACAAGACGGAGATGTATTGGCGGCAATAGATGTTGTTAATGGAGATGCTGATTTTGTTTATGGTATTGGTGGGGCTCCTGAAGGCTCATTAATGGCAGCACTTGCTATTTCTTCTGGATGTAAAATGCAATCAAGATTAGTAAAATATGAAGAAATTTGACCAAGCGAAATCGAAACTCAATCAAGAGTTGATAAGGAAAGAGCTTGATTGGAGAAATATAATTTAGATTTCGATTCAATATTAGAAGATCTTGATTTGGTAGCTGATGATAGAGCTAGATTTTTTGCAGCTGGATTGACAGCTGGTGGAAGTTTAAAGCCAGTTGATTATAAGGATGGTAAATTTTATGTAAATGCCTTTATGTCATCTCACGGAATTGTAAGAAACTTCAACTCTGTTTATGATGTTGAGAAAGTTAATGGTCTAAAACCAGAAATTAAATTTTTGTTTGATAAATATAAAAGATAGGTTTTTTAAAGTTATATAATATTCTAAAGAGAAGGTGTTAATGTGGATGATATTACAAAGAAAGTACTTTTAATCTTTTTAGTTTTTTCATTAATTTCATTCATTACAATAAGAATTTATAATTCATATGTTATGAATAAGGTTGTTGTTCACGAAATAAATTCAGCTGATAGTAATATATCTAGCAGCAAAATAGACTCTATAATATCTAAGTTTAAGATATATCTAAGAGCTGAAGATTTACAAATAACTTATGGAGAAACTGAAAATTATTGTAGAGTTAATCAAATGCTTAGTAAGAGAAAAAAACAAATAAATATCCCTAAGTGAATTATGCCAAGTGTTGGTTATGAATTGGATTATATATTAGCAAGTATTTGATTTAATACAAAGCTTTATCAAAAAGATAGTGAAATAAGAAAACTAAATATGATAATCAAGTGAATTCCTATGTTTCTATATATAATTTACTTTTCAACAATGATTATTTCTTTTGTGATCTATTTTTTAAACACAGATGCAATAATAGCTGAAAACCCATCTAATTTTTTAATGTTCATTTTTAGTAAGCCAATATTTGAATTTATATGTATAACAGCATATATAACAATAATGACATTAGTATTTTTTTCTAATCAATTAAAATCAAAATTAGAAGAAAAATATGAAAGAGAAATTTTTCAATTTGTTAAAAATGAATGTGAAAGTTATAAAACAGATATATCTGCTGCAAGGGTATACGCAAGAGAATTTAATAAACTCGATTTTAAAATATTTAAATTTAATGCAAAGACGCAAAATTTAAAATTTTTCGGTCCTTTTACTTTCTTTTAGATTTTTTTCTAGTAAAATTTTTATGTAGTGTGTTAGAGGGAAAAAATATGATTGTATTAGAAAACGTTACAAAAAATTTTAATGGCAATTTAGCTATTAATGAAGTTAGTTTGAGTATTGAAAAGGGAGAGAATTTAGCTATAATTGGAGCCAATGGTAGTGGTAAAACTACTTTGGTAGAGATGATTTGTGGAATTCAAAATCCAACAAGCGGAAAAATAAGTTTTAAAAATGGAATAAATGATATTGTAGGAATTCAATTCCAGGAAGGAAGTTGACCTCCAAAAACTAGACCGATTGATTTATTGGAATTTTTCAAAGGTAAAAAATGAAAAGATGAAGAATATGTAAATAAAATATTCAAAATTTTTGAAATTGAAAGTATTTTAAAAAAAGATATTAATAAACTTTCTGGTGGGCAAAAACAAAGACTTAATTGTTTTTTGGCCATAATTAATAACCCAACCTTAATAGTTATTGATGAATTGATAACTGGTTTAGATCTTAAAATGCAAATTAGATTACTTAAGTATTTTCAAACTTTAAAAGAAAAAAAAGAAGTAACCATGATAATTGTTTCACATATTTCAGATGAAATAGAATCACTTTGTGATAGGGTTGTTGTTTTAAAAGAAGGAAAAATATTTGAAGACAACAGTTTAAAGGAAATAGTAAAAAACTATAAAAACATAAGAAATTATTTAGAAAAATATTTTGATGAGAGCAATGATGAGAATAAATAAAGATGCTTTTATAAATTTTTACAGACTTAATATACTTTTCTTTAAAAATATATTTAAGGACTATAAAATTTATCTAGTTTCTATTTTAATTCCTTTAGTGTTATCTTTTTTACTGTATTGAATGTGAGGAACTGCTAATTCTAGCGCTATATTTGCTCCACAAATGTTTGGTTTCATATCTATAGGTTCTATAATAATACCTTTTTATATTTCTATCTTAACTAATGAGTGAAAATCTACAAATTTTTTAAAGCAAATTAAGTCTTCAAAAATATCTATAATAAGTCTGAATCTATCATTATGTTTAATAAATTCATTCTTTTGTTTATTATCTTCGGTTTTGTGTTTAATTTTAGCGATGATATCACTTAATTTTATTTATGCTTTTCCAATTAAAATAAGTGTTTTTTCAGACATCGATTGATATATATGATTAGATTATTTTTTAATTATATTATTTGGTTCTTTTTTAATACTATTATCTTTTTTTGTTGTATCAAATTTATTTAAAAATAAGTATTTATCTTTATTTGCAAATATTATTTTGATGATAGTATTCTTAGTTGGTGGGGACTGTGTTGTTATACCCAACATAACATCTAAAAATCTTTTTGTAATAATCATTCAATATTTAATACCTATCAAATATTATTTTTGAACCATTTTTATGTTTACATCTTATCAATTCATTGATTCTTATGGTATGGGTAAAATTTTATCAACAAATGATCTAAGCAATCAAAATATTTCTTTTAATAACATAATAGTGCCAATTATAATGATGTTAATTATGGTTGTTTTGTTTTTGTTAATTTTGAAAAAGATATATGTATGGGGGTATAAAAAATAATGGATAATTTGAGTTTTAAAAATAGTTTTATAAGAACTATTGGTTTCACTTTTAAAACAACACTAAAATCAATAAAACTATATATTTTTATGTTACTTATACCAGTATCTTTTTATGTTTTTAGTTATTTATTTATAAGCAATTTTGATTCAAAAATTATAAACCCAGCTATTATGTTATCTAAACTTTTACTACCATCTATTTTTTCTATTATGGTGATAACAACTTTGATGAATGATTGGAATAAATCGATTTTTATTAAGTATGTTAATATTTTTAAATTGAAAAAATTTCATTTAATGCTGGCTGTATTTATTGTTTTCTTCTTTCTTAATTTAGCTTTTTTATTATTATTTATTTCAATAACATCTTTTATAGATATTTTTTTAGTTAATAAGTCTATGATAAATGCATTAAACTTAAAAACCTATTACATTCTTATTGATCAAAAAAATGTAAACTTTTTAATCAATTTTAGAAGAATAGTTGGAGTGATTTTTGTTTTTATATTTTCAAGTTTGATAAACTTTCTTATTGGTTATATGATGAGTCATATTTCAAAAAACTTAATATTAGTTCAAATATTAAATATTTTTCTAATAAGTTTTATATTAATTTTCTCAGATATGTTCATAGATCCAAATGATAGCTTATTTAATAATAATGTAATTTACATATGTTATTTGGTTCCTCAAAAATATTTAACGTGATTGGTCTATTTATTTTATGCTGATATTGGTACTGACAAGTCTTTTATAAATCTTATAATTTTAAATTTAAGAACCAAGTTGTTTGTAGATAATTATGTTTTACCGATTTTGGTGTTATTTGCATATACAATGTTACTTCTGTTTTTAATACCAGGAAATAGAAAATTCCTAATTGAAAGGGTGAAAAAATGAAAAATTTCTTAAAAATAATAGCATCTTTTAATTTGTTTGTTCTTCCTCTTTTTTCTGTTGTTTCTTGTACAACACGAAATAATTTAGAATCTAAAATAAATAAAATAATAAAACACAGAGAAATACCCACAGATTATAGATATTTAAATAATTGAAACGAATTGCTAATTTCTAACTCGCTTTATTTGAATAATTATAATATGGAATATAATTGGGCTGTAAAACTTGAAGCCGAAAAATGATTTATGGAAGAAAATGAGAATTTAAAAAATTATTTAACCCCAAAAGAAACTAAAATTATTGAAGGTGATGATTATAACGATAAAATACTTATTGATTTAGAATTTCCATATTCGAATGATCCAAAGGTTCCTTTCTCTGGTTCAACAGTTATAGCATCAACTTTAATGGAAGAAGAGTTTTTACAGATATATAATTACAAAAATTTAGTAAATTTAGGTTATGAGATAAAAGTTGAATCTTCAAATAAAGATGTAATAAATGTTATTTCTCAACCTGATGAAAATGGTGTTTTTTTCTTCAAGGGTACAAAAGAACAAGGTGATGCAATATTAAAAATTGAAGCAAATCCAAAGAGTCTTAACCAGAATCTACCTACATTAAATAATGAAATAAAAGTATATAACAGAAGTAATAAGGATAATGGTTTCTTGCAATGAAGAACATATCAATATGTAAAATATGTATATTCAAAAACGGATAGTTTTACATTGTTGGTGGCATGTTACCTTGTTCAAATATATTCTCAAATGATGTACAATGCATCTTACAATACAAATCCAAATATAAGTGGAAAAATGCCTCTGTTAGATGAAAAAATGATTGATATGTTATATTGTGCTTCTGAATATAATATGTTTATTAATTATTTAGAATTCTGACCTGCTGCAGATAGTCCAATAGGTGGATATGGTTTTTATTTCTCATTTAATTTCTATGTTCATCCAAGTTATAAAAGTGGAACCGGAAAAGCATTGCAAAGTTCACCATTGGCTGAAATAAACCCTTTATTAAAAGATTTTTCAAAAGAAACTTTTAATTTATACAACGATTTGAAAGGAGAGGAAAAATAAATGAAAAAATTATTAACTTTATTCATGGTAACTGCAGTTACAACCTCTTCTGTAATCACGGTGTCTTCTTGCAGTATTGGAGAAACCTCTACCAGACCATACATATCAAAATTACCAGATTTTGATTGATCGAACGGTTCAACAGGATATGATTTAGATTTTGATCCTCTCAATAAAGAGTTTGTAATCGAAGAAGATAATTTTTTAGACACTAATTCAATTATTCAACCAAATTTCGTTGGTAAATATTTTGATTATGATACTTTGACAACAAATTTTAAAGAAACACCATCATTAAAAAAACAAGCCACTACAGGTGTTCCGATAAATAAAATATATTCATCCGGAAATGATTGAGCTGATTTTGGTGTTACTTCAAAGGCTAGAAAAGGATTGAAAGCAAACACAATTTTAAATTGAAATGATGGTAAAGATATTGATTTAAAGTATGGTTTTGCAAATAAAGAATTAAATCACAGAACTAAAACTGCTCTAAAAGCAGTTTCAACACAAGATGAAAGAATTTCTTTTGCTGATATTAGGGACCACTCTAGAGTAAATGGTTCTTATCAAAATACAAATATCGGAACTAAAAACCCATTTGAAAAATCAGTTTCAAATTTTCAGTATAGAGATTATATTTTTGATTGAGGTCAACACGGAAATATAGCTCCTCCTGCAGCGGATATGATAGATGCTGCGCATACAAACGGTACTCCTATTTATGGGTTGATATTCTTATCTGGTTATGGAGGTCTTCAAAGAGAAGATGTAAAAGATTTCACTCGCAAAAATGCAGATGGAACATATCAGCTTGTAGATATACTAATTGAAATGGCAATAACCTATGGTTTTGATGGATGATTTTTTAATGATGAAGCAAATGGTGGTTGACCCAACGGAACAATAACACCTGCAAATTTTTCTTATGATATAATAAAACAATTTAATGCTAAGAAAAATAAAAGTAATGATCCAAAAGTCAAAAAATTAAACATCGCTTATTATAGAGATAGTGGAACTTTGAAAACACTTAATAACACACCAACTTTTGGTGATTTTGCAAGAATGAGTGAATACAGTGATATTTTACAAACAGATTTCAGAGTTAAACCAAATGAAAACAAAGATTATATAAAAACAAACAATGTTGATAGTAAAAAAGTTCACAGTTTAGTGGAATTGGCAGGAATGTATTCTTTTGTTGGGAATTTCGATTGAAGACAATATATTTATGGTTTAGATGAAAATAATAACGATCCAACCAATCCTATTTATAATAAAGAAATTTACCAATCTGTAACTTCGTTTTCTGGAGCTGGCGGAGGTCAATTTGGAAGTGAGGCTCTTGAAATACTTAACTCAAATAACTCTTTAAAATCAAAAAATTATAAAAGTAAGGTTGAGTCATTTATTTATGCTCAACAAGTAAGTAATTTATATGATAATTATATATTTTCTGGATTGAATGGAGGTCTGTCTGAAAAGGATTCTGGATCAATTTCTCCTTTAGTACAAAATCCAAGAAATATGATCCAAGCAGATCCTAGGATAGATGTTGGTAATCAAAAATTAGAAGATGAAAATGATATTTTCAAAAACTTATATGATTTTAAAAATAATGGAGGTTATGTTTCTACTAGTTTTGGAATCGGAGATGTAGTTCAAGAGTATACAATTATAAATGATGAAAACTTCCAAGATAAAAATAGTATCAAAACTAATTTCTCTCTTGGGAATGGTTCATATTTTTATGAAAGAAATGCAAACGGTAAAATAACAAGTAAGTTAGAAGGTTATCCTTGAACTAACAGAAGATTTACTGATTTAGCACAAACATATAACTTTGATATAAAGAAGGACAAAAAAAACTTACCTATTGACCAAGGCATTAATGGTTTTTATGATTACTATGAACCTTATGTAAAAGGTAATTCTTTATCTATTGGTTCTATTCTTAATATGGATGGTTCTATTTCTGAAGCTAATTGAAAAAGTGGAAGTTATGATTGAAATATTATGGGTTCAAATTTAGAAAAAGGAAATTATTCTTTATCTTTTAATGTTAAAACTTCAAATGAGAATCTAAATATTGAAAATGATTTAAAAATACTTACCACATATACTAAAGATGGTGTTAATGAACAAACAGAATATTACACACCTAAAGTTAAAGAACTTAGTGATGGTTGATATAATATCTCAACAGAAATATCTGCAACTGAAAATAAAAAAATTGCTAAGATGGGAATACAAATAAATCCAAAAATTGATGCAAAATTCAAATTTAATGTTGGTGAGTTTAATATTGAAAAAGAAAAACTCGAAAAAGAAAACACTGTAGTTTCAGATATAAATTCAGAAGCTGTAATTAAAAGAGATGATCAAACTATAAATGTGAGAATGAATTGACGATCAAATCAAAATAAATCAGATTATTATGAAATATACTATAAATATGATGATAAATGATTTAGAGTTGGTGAATCAAGTATAGAATCTTTTTATGTTGCTAACTTAA
This genomic window contains:
- a CDS encoding M13 family metallopeptidase encodes the protein MSKIRAQDNFFDYMNKDWIDNTELPSGYPSWGSFEMLHKKSIDDIKEMILEFKSSDETLNSDQEKIVNLFKNYLNKEERNKQGIEPIKDLISKIDNLKDKSDFTSFLIECFEQYNVSYFHSKGIDSDFKNSNVRALMIGSMGLGMSDRDFYEESHPRHNEIKAAYKVYLEDISKTSKLNFETNSLFELVYNFEKEISQSMLKQEELRSPENIYNVITISDLKKHCDFIDWEEYLTKTGYSKAEILILSEPKFLNKLNEMLKNMKLEDLKDILKIKTLVAYSSILSLDLYQINFNYSSVFSGVKEMKPEMDRAVEFTNSRLGDLLGQEYIKKHFSQEAKEDVLGMVKDLIRIYSNRIKSLDWMSETTKEKAIDKLNSFTVKIGYPDKFDDYSKIEIRSYEQGGSLYENMKNLSKHFIEKELKEINLPVDKTKWYMDPQTVNAYYNPTSNEICFPAGILQKPFYDINEPRAKNLGGIGAVIGHEVSHGFDDEGSKFDKNGNFENWWTEEDYKKYSLRTEKLVEQYNKYEINGTNVNGKLTLGENIGDLSGVAAALDICKEQCPEDIKLFFENYATVWMRKSTDELKNTRLLIDPHSPEEFRCNGVLINIDEFHEVYETKPGDGMFLEKENRIKIW
- a CDS encoding endo-beta-N-acetylglucosaminidase, translating into MKKLLTLFMVTAVTTSSVITVSSCSIGETSTRPYISKLPDFDWSNGSTGYDLDFDPLNKEFVIEEDNFLDTNSIIQPNFVGKYFDYDTLTTNFKETPSLKKQATTGVPINKIYSSGNDWADFGVTSKARKGLKANTILNWNDGKDIDLKYGFANKELNHRTKTALKAVSTQDERISFADIRDHSRVNGSYQNTNIGTKNPFEKSVSNFQYRDYIFDWGQHGNIAPPAADMIDAAHTNGTPIYGLIFLSGYGGLQREDVKDFTRKNADGTYQLVDILIEMAITYGFDGWFFNDEANGGWPNGTITPANFSYDIIKQFNAKKNKSNDPKVKKLNIAYYRDSGTLKTLNNTPTFGDFARMSEYSDILQTDFRVKPNENKDYIKTNNVDSKKVHSLVELAGMYSFVGNFDWRQYIYGLDENNNDPTNPIYNKEIYQSVTSFSGAGGGQFGSEALEILNSNNSLKSKNYKSKVESFIYAQQVSNLYDNYIFSGLNGGLSEKDSGSISPLVQNPRNMIQADPRIDVGNQKLEDENDIFKNLYDFKNNGGYVSTSFGIGDVVQEYTIINDENFQDKNSIKTNFSLGNGSYFYERNANGKITSKLEGYPWTNRRFTDLAQTYNFDIKKDKKNLPIDQGINGFYDYYEPYVKGNSLSIGSILNMDGSISEANWKSGSYDWNIMGSNLEKGNYSLSFNVKTSNENLNIENDLKILTTYTKDGVNEQTEYYTPKVKELSDGWYNISTEISATENKKIAKMGIQINPKIDAKFKFNVGEFNIEKEKLEKENTVVSDINSEAVIKRDDQTINVRMNWRSNQNKSDYYEIYYKYDDKWFRVGESSIESFYVANLKYESDIVQFGIKPVNSGNDNQKIQTFKLKI
- a CDS encoding fructose-bisphosphatase class II family protein translates to MNRDIVLLRTVEVAAIASYKYIGKKDKDLVDKAAVEAFEVMLKNEKGFKLKVVNGEGELDQAPMLFVGQILGDLEDPSVMTYDVSVDPVEGTHPAAYNFAGSIATIAFSKENTMLQLPEMYMEKLFVSTEFINDIDLSKGIIESVKMMQNKANRKDLKCIVLDKPRHQDIIKQMNDMGIIVRLIQDGDVLAAIDVVNGDADFVYGIGGAPEGSLMAALAISSGCKMQSRLVKYEEIWPSEIETQSRVDKERAWLEKYNLDFDSILEDLDLVADDRARFFAAGLTAGGSLKPVDYKDGKFYVNAFMSSHGIVRNFNSVYDVEKVNGLKPEIKFLFDKYKR
- a CDS encoding ABC transporter ATP-binding protein, with the translated sequence MIVLENVTKNFNGNLAINEVSLSIEKGENLAIIGANGSGKTTLVEMICGIQNPTSGKISFKNGINDIVGIQFQEGSWPPKTRPIDLLEFFKGKKWKDEEYVNKIFKIFEIESILKKDINKLSGGQKQRLNCFLAIINNPTLIVIDELITGLDLKMQIRLLKYFQTLKEKKEVTMIIVSHISDEIESLCDRVVVLKEGKIFEDNSLKEIVKNYKNIRNYLEKYFDESNDENK
- a CDS encoding deoxynucleoside kinase, with amino-acid sequence MRIAIFGTVGAGKSTVSEEISKNLGYEIFPEPIDNNPYFDDYYKDMEANVFKMQIYMLTARSQQLIEARTLENVIFDRTILEDPIFVAVNHDLKTMNDTDYKTYTDFYEHVVIPNLAHRAKFDLVIYLKVSTDKAIERIKERGRSQELDTPREYWETLNNKYDDFFERRKHMFDFLVVDAETDNLEEKMEVIMNKIYDKDPSLKK
- a CDS encoding YebC/PmpR family DNA-binding transcriptional regulator, whose translation is MGRAHEVRKASMEKTAAMKSAIYGRASKEIYMAAKAGSKDPEANLALRSAIDKAKSKQVPADVIQRAIKKAEGGDADNYTSNRYEGYGPGNSMIIVDSLTNNVNRAIAEIRDAFNKNGGKIANSGAVSHSFQASSVFVFEGKTVEEVLELLMETDCEVNDVVEEDEFTVVYAPFQAFNSVKTALDNAGIKEYKMAETTMLADEMMTISDSEEKAKFDKLMDRLNELEDVQDIYHNVED